A segment of the Lolium perenne isolate Kyuss_39 chromosome 3, Kyuss_2.0, whole genome shotgun sequence genome:
TAGAGGGAATGAGTGAAAGAGGGAAGCCAGGGCGGTGTCTAGGGTGGTAGAGAGGTTGCAGCAGGCGTCGATGACACGCTTGATTCGCGGCACGAGCTGCAGAGCGAACGGGGAAGAAGCTTGTCCGCGCCTGGGTGACCACGGGCGGACACGACAGAAGGGCGGCCTAGGAGCTAGGGAAGGGAACAGGAGGGGTTGCCAGGGTGATAGAGAGGACAGAGCAGCACCTCCAGGACAAGCAGGTCAAGCCAAAAGAAAAAGGGAGAGGAAGATCTCTTCTATCTCCACATGCACGGGCTCACATGAATTTGTccaagagagggagagagagagaggtcgaGCTAGGCCAGAGAGGGTGCAGCATGGTGGTGTGAGTCCAGCTGGACGTGTGTGTGTGCTGGTGTGGATGAATGGTGAGAAATATGGCAAATTAAGGGAGATGGTgagtgtggccggcatggcctccTCCCTTTGTCCAATTTCCTATGAAATTTTAATAAGCCCTCCTAAGCATGATCTAGGGAAAGGTTAGGTCAAAACTATGGTGACCCAAAGGTGCACTTATTTGTAGAACTTTCAGATTTGCTAGTTGAGAAAAGATGGGAAGGTTTTGAAGAGGAGAAATTTGGGGAGGGGCATGATCTTCCAAAATTATTAgtacattgggaaagatcaaatgATCTAGGGTTTCTACAAGGTTTAAATTAATAAAACAAGGTTTGAGAAAGGGTGACATATAAgaagagggttttagggttttgtgaAAAATAGAAATTTTTAATCACACAGGTAAAGAGGGAGAAGGGTGAGATGCTCCAAGGGTTTGTGCCAAGATTAAGTTAATTAAAACTAGAAATAAAAAGGGATCACATGAACAAaaaggttttagggttttagagatTCACACTCAAATGTAAATTCCACAAGTGACAAGCACACACATCCAACAATCAAATGCAAGatcaactatatgcatgcaaattttaaagatagaaaaagtttttatTGGCCCAAAAATTTATATTCCACAGTTTTTTTTAATCAATGCacaaaagttgggttgttacaaaccttccccccttaaaatgaatctcgtcctcgagattcggtgGCTAAGAACTGAAGAGTGCGGGAAAGTCCTTCCGAAGTtgatcttctcgttcccaagtggcttcctccTCGGAGTGATTAGTCCACTGGACTTTACAGAATTtaatcttccttcttcgggtgagaCGAACAGCTTCTTCCAGAATCCGAAGGGGTACTTCACGATAGGTTAAGTCGGTGTTGAGGTTGAGGGTGCGATAATCGATGCTCTTGAACGTCTCAGGCTTGTCGGGTACTTGGAGGCATCGTCGAAGTAGAGAGATATGAAACACATCGTGGAAATCCGCTAATTCAGCAGGcagttccagttgataagatacttcacctcgacgagcgagaaccttgaagggcccaatatatctgggggcaagcttccctttgacgtgaaatctctgcattcccttgagCGGAGTGACGCGAAGATAGGCATGATCTCCAACCTTGAAGGTCAGCTCGCGACGCTTGGAATCAACGTAGCTCTTTTGACGGGATTGAGCGGCCTTGAGGCGGTCACGAATCAGTTGAACTTGTTCTTCGGCTTCACGGAGGTGGTTAGGTCCAAAAACTTTACTATCTCCAGTCTCGGACCAGTTGAGAGGGGTTCGACAACGGCGGCCGTATAGGGCTTCAaaaggggccatctgtaggctagcttggtagctattgttgtaagagaattccgcgaagggtaggcaatcttcccattttTCTCCATAGGCGAGGACGCAAGCACGAAGCATATCTTCAAGAATCTGATTTACTCTTTCGGTCTGGCCACCGGTTTGCGGGTGATATGCAGTGCTGAAGGCTAGCTTGGTTCCGAGGGCTTCATGCAGGCTCTTCCAGAATTTCGAGGTGAATTGGGTACCTCGATCCGAAACTATCTTCTTGGGGATTCCGTGGAGACTCATAATTCGGGACATGTACAAATCGGCTAACTTGGTTCCAGGATAAGTCactttgacggggatgaagtgtgcAACCTTGGTGAGTCGGTCTACAATAACCCAGATGGAGTCGTGACCACGCTGAGATTTAGGCAGTCGTGTAATGAAGTCCATTCCGacttcttcccatttccactcagggacTTTGAGGGGTTGGAGTAGTCCAGCTGGTCGCTGATGTTCAGCTTTCACTTTCTGGCACACGTCGCAACGAGCGATGAAAAAGGCGATCTCACGCTTCataccatgccaccaaaattgtttcttcaggtcttgatacatcttggttcctccggggtggattgagtatggGGTGTCGTGGGCTTCCTTCATGATGAGTTGCTTCAAGTCTTCGATATTTGGTACACAGATGCGTCTTTTGTACCACAAAACTCCTTTGGCATCAATCGTGAAACCAGGTACTTCCTCCCTATCCATTCTACGCTTGGTTCCTTCAATACTTTCATGTCCCAcctgagcttctttgatctgatGAAATAGGGTAGGCTGCAGCTCAAGATTTGCCAGGAAACCGTGGCTAACCAACTCGAGGCCGAACTCCTCAAGTTCTTCATACAGCCTGGGTTGAGCAATCTTGATCAGGGCGTTCAGCGAACACGGCTCTCGACTAAGGGCATCGGCTACGACGTTGGCCTTACCGGGGTGATAATGAATGCCGAGGTCGTAATCCTTGATGAGCTCCATCCATCTgctttgcctcatgttcagctcccgctgagtgaaaatgtacttcagactcttgtggtcggtgtaGATTTCACAGCGATTTCCCACTAGATAGTGGCGCCAGGTCTTCAGGGCGTGAACTATAGCagcaagctctaagtcatgcgTGGGGTAGTTCATCTCGTGCGGTCGAAGTTGTCTTGACAAATAAGCTATCACCTTGCCTTCCTGCATCAGCACACTTCCCAAACCAAGTTTTGATGCATCGCAGTACACATCGAAATCCTTGGTGATATCGGGCATGGGCAAGACGGGGGCTGTGACTAATCTCTTCTTGAGTTCCTGAAAACTGGCCTCACATTTATCGGTCCACTcgaacttcttatccttcttcaacaGCTGTGTTAAGGGTCTCGCAATGCTGGAGAATCCCTCAACGAACttgcggtaataacccgccaatcctagaaaggCGCGGACTTCGGTCTGATTGGTAGGGGCTTTCTTCTCCATGATGGACTGAATTTTGGACGGGTCGACTGACACTCCTCCGGCATaaatgacatgaccaaggaatcctacttctttcagccACAATTCACATTTACTAAACTTGGCGTAAAGCGGATGGTCTCGGAGAGTCCCCAAAACAATCCGTAGATGTTCAGCATGCTCTTCTTCAttcttggagtagatcagaatatcgtcgatgaaaaccacgacgaacttgtcgaggtacttcatgaacaccttgttcatgagattcatgaaataggcaggggcattggtcagtccgaaggacatcacggtatattcaaaaagtccataccgtgtggtgaaggcagttttgggaatgtctGACTCTCGAACTTGagttgatgataaccagttcggagatcaatcttggagaaaacttaggCGCCATTCATCTGGTCGAACAAATCTTCAATCTTCGGGAGGGGGTATTTgtttgatggtgacatcattcAGTTTTCGATAATCCACGCACAGGCGGATAGTACCGTCCCGCTTATCCACAAAGATAACGGGAGATCCCCAGGGTGATGCGCTCGGGCGAATCAATCCTTTCCTCAACATGTCATCCAACTGCTTTTTCAACTCAACTAATTCTTGGGGGTTCATCCGGTAAGGGCGCTGGGCGATGGGGGCAGTTCCGGGgactaactcaatgataaactcgatatcccgatcagggggcataccgggtaattCATCTGGGAAAACTTCAGGATACTCACAAGCAACGGGTACTTCATGCAGGGCTGGACTGGCGACACTCTTCTTGCATAGGCCTTCGATGATGGCATGGTGGCTATATGTTCAATTATCTCGCCGTCTTCagcagtcatggttatggctcggCGAGCATAGTCGATATGACCCTTATACTTGACCATCCAATCCATGCCAAGAATAACTTCCAGACCTTGCTCACCCAATACTATCAGATTGGCGTGAAAACGCTTCCCCTGAATATCTATAGGAACATCCTTGCAGGATAGATCCGTTTTGGTGGAGGTTCCCGGAATTTGAACTAGCATAGGCCGTCTCATGATGGTAGGCCTTAAGCCACTTTTTCTAGCGAACGACTTAGTAACAAACgagtgcgatgctccggaatcaaacaagatGATGGAGGGTACTGAGTTGACGGGAAACGTACCCAGAACGATATCCggagcttcctgagcttcttcagcGTTGACGTGGTTGAGGTGTCCCCTAGCTGGTCCAGCTGGTTTCTTCTGGTTCTGGTTCCTTCCGGCGGCAGTACGGGCTTGACCCTGATTGGGCTTGGGCGCATTGGGGCGCTGAGCAGTGTTCATCTTGTTGGGACACTCCTTGGAGAAATGACCCGGCTGTCCGCAGGTGTAGCATCCATTGGTGACGGGGCGGACAATGTTGTTCTGGCGGTTGTAGTTGGGATTGTAGTTGCTTCCTCCAGAACGCTGAGGGTTGAAGTTgcggttggggttgttggggccaGGTGCAGGGGGTGGTGCCCTCTGTGGCTGGGGCGCTGGTCTGGGCGGAGGGAAACTGCGGGGTCGCTGAGTGCTGGAGCTGCCTTGCTGCAGCATCGccttgcgcttgcggttctcaaacGCATTCTTGCGCTTGCTCTCAACCATGATAGAGGCATCTACCAGCGACTCAAGGTCTAGGTATGGAACAGCCACCAAGATactctgcatctcgtcatgcaaacCATTCAGAAAGcggtccttcttcttctcttcagtGTCGGTGTCTTCTGGAGCATACCTGGACAGTGTGGTGAACTTGTCCATGTATTCCACAACAGACATGCTTCCTTGCCTTAGATTCATGAACTTGTCCTTCATGAGCTTGATCAGTCCCGATGGAATGTGGGTCTTGCGAAACTTGGCCTTGAATTCTTCCCAGTTGATGACGTGTCCCTCAGCTTGAATAGCCTTGACATTTTCCCACCAAGAGCGTGCAGGTCTAGAAAGAAAGTGAGTGGCAAATAGCACCTTCTCATCATCGCAaactccggcgacctccaggttgttctcaatggtgcgaagccaatcatcaGCGTCGAGAGGTTCAGTGCACTTGGCGAAAACAGGAGGGTTGGTGCTCTGGAAATCCTTCAGTTTAGAGCGGTGGTCGCCATTCCCGTTCCCGCCATTATTGTTGTTGGCGTTTCCAGTAGCAAGCTGAGCGAGGTGCTGAAGGGTAGCAAGGTTAGCTTGGCGCTCTGCACGGGCTGCCTCACGGTCTTCCATCATAAGGCGCAGAAGTTGCGCCATGGTTGGTCCGGAGGTGGAGGGGGGTTTTGGTCGGACCCGCTGGCGTTTCCACTACGGGTTTCAACCATCCTGGAGAGATGTGGGTCAGATATTAATGGGGAAACAAAGAGATGGGCAGCCACTTAAAAGGGGAGGGCTTGTTAAAAATGCAACTTTGAAAACGCAAACTTGAAAATGCAAAGTAGGCAAACGATAGCATAACATAGTAGGGTGCCGAAGGCACAACATAGTTATACAACATCACAACATAAGTCTCATACATCACAACCAAAATGGATGGTTTAACAGAACCATCATCATAAGTCTACTCGCATCGCACGGGGGCCTATATCATCGCCCTACGGTAAGGTGGTGCGAGTCTGGGGGTAGTACTCTAGAAGTCGTCAAGGTCCACGACAGGACCCTCCGGTGCTGGTGGGGCGCCCTCGTCGAAGGCTGGCTCCTCGGGGTCCTCCTCGGGCATCAATGGCTCAggctcctcatcttcatcgttGATGAAGGCCTCA
Coding sequences within it:
- the LOC139838109 gene encoding uncharacterized protein, which produces MAQLLRLMMEDREAARAERQANLATLQHLAQLATGNANNNNGGNGNGDHRSKLKDFQSTNPPVFAKCTEPLDADDWLRTIENNLEVAGVCDDEKVLFATHFLSRPARSWWENVKAIQAEGHVINWEEFKAKFRKTHIPSGLIKLMKDKFMNLRQGSMSVVEYMDKFTTLSRYAPEDTDTEEKKKDRFLNGLHDEMQSILVAVPYLDLESLVDASIMVESKRKNAFENRKRKAMLQQGSSSTQRPRSFPPPRPAPQPQRAPPPAPGPNNPNRNFNPQRSGGSNYNPNYNRQNNIVRPVTNGCYTCGQPGHFSKECPNKMNTAQRPNAPKPNQGQARTAAGRNQNQKKPAGPARGHLNHVNAEEAQEAPDIVLGTFPVNSVPSIILFDSGASHSFVTKSFARKSGLRPTIMRRPMLVQIPGTSTKTDLSCKDVPIDIQGKRFHANLIVLGEQGLEVILGMDWMVKYKGHIDYARRAITMTAEDGEIIEHIATMPSSKAYARRVSPVQPCMKYPLLVSILKFSQMNYPLLKKDKKFEWTDKCEASFQELKKRLVTAPVLPMPDITKDFDVYCDASKLGLGSVLMQEGKRELNMRQSRWMELIKDYDLGIHYHPGKANVVADALSREPCSLNALIKIAQPRLYEELEEFGLELVSHGFLANLELQPTLFHQIKEAQVGHESIEGTKRRMDREEVPGFTIDAKGVLCDQLDYSNPSKSLSGNGKKSEWTSLHDCLNLSVVTTPSGLL